The Fructilactobacillus myrtifloralis genome segment GCGGACAAGGTGCCAATTCTGCATAGGGTGGGCAGGTTTTGCCCCGATACTCGGGCTGGCGCCAGTGGGAATCTGGATGATAACCGCGTCGTTCCATTTCATCCATCACCAGTTCGTGAAACTGAAACAACTTGTATGGTGAGTGCTGAAAAACGTAGTTCACGGTTGCGTGCTTGCGGCCCCAACCGTTGCCCCGTAACGCGGCACACTCGCGGTGTTGTCCTAATAACTGTTGTCTTGGTAGTTTCTGAATCAAAGCTTCATGCCAAAGGCGCATGGTCATCATCCTCCCATTCTTGCAGTAACCGGCTCTGCAACAAGTACTCGACTTGATACTGGTGGGCGAGCCGTAGTAACACCGGACCCACAGTAT includes the following:
- a CDS encoding TIGR02328 family protein produces the protein MRLWHEALIQKLPRQQLLGQHRECAALRGNGWGRKHATVNYVFQHSPYKLFQFHELVMDEMERRGYHPDSHWRQPEYRGKTCPPYAELAPCPRTHPIYPEHDQRYLQECQQLLAERTKKE